A single genomic interval of Odontesthes bonariensis isolate fOdoBon6 chromosome 3, fOdoBon6.hap1, whole genome shotgun sequence harbors:
- the LOC142377152 gene encoding prostacyclin synthase-like, whose amino-acid sequence MICTVLLLVLLYFLITSRRRSKSEPPLDKGVIPWLGHALEFGKDASKFINRMKLKHGNIFTVRVAGRYVTLLMDPHSYDAVISDSDSLDFTRYAQVLMERIFNLQLPLDQPAKAKAMMKRHFLGMNLAALKSSMSRHLQALLKAEMPQNQRDWKEEGLFNLCYGLLFKAGYMTLFGGEQNNNGADPSSVYEEYKKFDGFLTNLARGTLKTEEKRTAQSVRKRLWDLLAPAGLNEDSGSSPWLHAYRQLLQEDGVDEETQRKAVLMQLWATQGNVGPAAFWLLGFLLTNPEALMAVKREFSQISQMETSQTSLMDRSVNTPVFDSALEETLRLTAASFITREVVQEKILYMADGQEYLLRKGDRVCLFPFISPQMDPEIYHQPQKFKYDRFLNEDGSAKKDFYKGGKQLKYYTMPWGAGNNGCVGKPFAISTIRQFVYTLLTNYDLELCDSKAQMPEINTSRYGFGMLQPEGDLLVRYKPENIL is encoded by the exons ATGATCTGTACCGTTCTTCTGCTCGTCTTGCTTTATTTTCTCATCACAAGCAGGCGGAG atCCAAGAGTGAACCGCCTCTTGATAAAGGAGTTATTCCATGGTTGGGCCATGCCCTCGAATTTGGAAAAGATGCCTCCAAGTTCATAAATCGAATGAAGTTGAAACatggaaacattttcact GTGCGTGTTGCCGGTCGCTACGTGACGCTACTGATGGATCCACACTCGTACGACGCGGTCATCAGCGACTCGGATTCACTGGACTTTACACGCTACGCGCAGGTGCTCATGGAGAGGATCTTCAACCTGCAGCTCCCACTTGACCAGCCAGCAAAAGCCAAAGCCATGATGAAAAG GCACTTTTTGGGAATGAATTTGGCTGCGCTCAAAAGCTCCATGAGCAGGCACCTGCAGGCATTGCTGAAAGCTGAGATGCCTCAGAACCAGAGAGACTGGAAAGAAGAAGGACTGTTTAACCTCTGTTACGGCTTACTCTTTAA GGCGGGGTACATGACGCTGTTTGGAGGAGAACAGAACAACAATGGAGCAGATCCCTCGAGCGTCTACGAGGAGTACAAGAAGTTTGATGGTTTTTTAACCAATCTGGCAAGAGGCACGCTAAAAACAG AGGAGAAGAGAACAGCACAGAGCGTTCGTAAAAGACTCTGGGACCTTTTGGCTCCAGCGGGTCTGAATGAGGACTCGGGGTCAAGCCCCTGGCTCCACGCCTACAGGCAGCTCCTGCAGGAGGACGGGGTCGATGAGGAGACTCAGAGAAAGGCTGTGCTCATGCAGCTCTGGGCCACACAG GGTAATGTTGGTCCTGCTGCATTTTGGCTGTTGGGTTTCTTGTTGACAAATCCTGAAGCTCTGATGGCAGTAAAGAGGGAGTTTAGCCAGATCTCACAGATGGAGACCTCCCAGACATCCCTCATGGACAGATCCGTGAACACACCGGTGTTTG ATAGTGCCTTGGAAGAGACACTGAGGCTCACCGCTGCCTCCTTCATCACAAGAGAAGTAGTGCAAGAAAAGATCCTCTACATGGCTGATGGCCAAGAATACCTGCTAAGAAAAGGAGACAGGGTGTGTTTGTTCCCCTTCATCAGCCCTCAAATGGACCCTGAGATTTACCATCAGCCACAG AAATTCAAGTATGACCGTTTCCTGAATGAGGACGGATCAGCGAAGAAGGATTTCTACAAAGGAGGGAAGCAGCTGAAGTATTACACCATGCCATGGGGCGCAGGGAACAATGGCTGTGTGGGAAAGCCATTTGCCATCAGTACCATCAGACA GTTCGTTTATACGTTGTTGACCAACTACGATTTGGAGCTCTGTGACTCAAAAGCTCAGATGCCAGAGATAAATACCAGTCGTTATGGATTTGGGATGCTGCAGCCTGAGGGAGACTTGCTTGTCCGATATAAACCAGAAAATATACTCTAG